The Lutibacter sp. A64 genome segment TTTCTAGAACTTAAAATTAGATGTTAAGTTTTCTTCATTTTTAAAGGTGTTTTTTGTTATTATTTTTTTTAATTAAATATAATTGTTCTATCATCTATTTTGTAGTTGATGTTGTTTGTATTTTTAATAGTTGTTAAAATATCTTCTAAAGATTGATTTTTTCTTAAGATTCCATTAAACTCAGTATTTCCTATTTCAATATTTTTAAACTGAACATCAATATCATACCATCTAGATAGTACTCTAGCAATTTTATTAAGTGGCATATGGTCAAAGCTAAAGACACCATCTTTCCAAGAAACTTCATTATAAATGTCTATGTTTTCAATAATAATTGTTTCTGATTTAGGGTTAACAATTGCTTGTTGTTTTGGTTGTAGAATTACTTTGTTGTAATTTGTTTCAACCGCTACTTTACCTTCAACAAGTGTTGTATAAGAAAAAGCTTCGTCTTGGTAGGCTTTAATATTAAATTCGGTACCTAAAACTTCTACATTTTGTGTTTTAGATTGTACTATAAAAGAAGCTCCGTTATTAAGGGTACTTGGAGATACATCAAAATAAGCTTCTCCATAAACTAATTCTACTTTACGAGTTTCTCCTTCAATAAATGTAACTGGGTATTTTAGTTGTGTTTCAGAATTTAACCACACTTTAGTTCTATCTGATAGTTCTAAATAAAATTGACCACCTCTTGGTATTGTAAGGTAATTGTATGCTATTTTAGGTGTTTCTGTTTCTTCTGTTTTTTTGTAGATTAGTTTTTCGCCATTACTTTCTGCATTTGTTGTTTTAATTTCTTTACCTTTTTCTAGATCTATTTCTTCACCATTTTCTAAGGTTAAAATAGCTTTGTCTGAACCAATTTTTATTTCAGTATTTACTATTTTAGATGTTGTACTGATACTGTTTTTATAAAAGATTAAGCTTACAGAAATTAATAGTAAAAGAGAAGCTGCAACTGCAGAATATTTTAAAAAGTTGTTTTTTAGAAGATAAGGAGTCGGTTTTATTCGTTTTTCAATACGATTCCATCCTTTTTCTAGATCAATAATATCTAAATCTTTTGAATAATTTTTGGCTACGTGGTCATAATAGGTTTTGTGTTTTTTAGACTCGTTATACCAAGAGTTGAAAATCACTTTTTCTTGGTCAGTAAGTGTGTTATTCAGATTTTTTATGATTAACTTAAATTCCATTAGTTGCTTTCGTTTAATATTAAGACAACAAAAACTTAATAATGGGTTACATAAAAAATGATTTTTTTTTAATAAAAGATGAAATAAAGTGTTTATTTTTCTTGTAAAAGCCTTTTTTATTGATTTATTTGAAGTAATATAAGGATTGTAGTTATTGACTCTGTAATTTTAAATTTAGCTCTTTTAAGTTGTGTTTTAACCGTGTTTATTGAAATATTAAGTTCTGCAGCTATTTCAGAATATTTATAATTGTGAAGGAATTTTAAACGTACAACCTGTTGCATTTTTTCTGGAAGCGTATCTATAATCTTTAATATTTGATGGTAAACTATTTTTTTTTCATCTTCTGAACTAGAATTAAAAACATGTTCAGTTATTAAATTTATATTAAATTCTAAAAGTTCGAAACTATCAGTAATTTTTATAGATTTTAAAAAGTTTAAACATTTGTTTCTTACCATAGAATACATATAGCCTTTTAACGAAGATTGTATATTTAGGTTTTCAGCATTCTCCCAAATATAAATAAATACTTCTTGTACAATGTCCTCGCTAGAATCTTTATCAAAAAGGTATTTATTAGCATACGAAACTAAATCAGCATAATGCTTGTTAAAAAAGTTTTTGAAAACTTTTTCATTTTTGTTACGTATTTCTATTAGTATAAGATTCATTAAATTTTATTAGGCTTTTATAAGTAACCAAATTTAAGAAAGATATATAAGCTTTATTAAAAACAATTTTAGTTTTATCATATTTCAAAGTAAGAACCTATAAAACAGTGTGTTATGTTTTTTTGAATTTAAGTTTAAATCAATATTATAAATATACAAGTTAAAATAGATGTTATTAAATAATGATTTTATTTTATTTTTAGTTAGAAATTAACATAAAAAAGGCAGTTTAAACCTTGTTCATTAATTTATTGTGGTAAGTTAATGTTATAAAAAAAACCTACAATTAAAGATATTTAATTGTAGGTTTTTATAATTTTTTAATAGAGAAGAATTAATCTCTAGATCTTGGTTTTCTATCATCTCTGCGGTTATCTCTACCACGATTATCTCTGCCTCGATTATTATCTCTTGGAGGTCTTTCTACAAAACCTTCTGGTTTAGGTAAAATAGCTTTTCTAGATACTTTTTCTTTACGAGTTTTAGGATCTTTACCAAAGTATTTTACATCAAAAACATCACCCATATTAACAACATCTGTTACATTATTTGTACGTTCCCAAGCAAGTTCAGAAATGTGCAATAAAACTTCGTTTCCTGGAGCTTCTGTATATTCTACAACTGCACCAAAATCTAACATTTTAATTACTTTAACTTCATAAATACTTCCTACTTCAGGTTTAAATAATAAAGAGTCTATTTTAGCTAAAACACTATCAATACCATCTTGGTTAGTTCCTAAAATTTCAACAATACCTTCTTCAGTTACAGGATCTTCGTTAATAACAATAGTACAACCTGTTTCTTTTTGCATTTCTTGAATTACTTTTCCACCTGGACCAATTAAAGCTCCAATAAATTCGTTAGGAATAACTCTAGAAACCATTTTAGGAGAATGTGGTTTTACATCTTCATTTGGTTGTGCAATTGTATCAGTAATTTTTCCTAAAATATGTAAACGACCTTCACGAGCTTGTTTTAGTGCTTTTACTAAAATTTCGTAAGATAATCCTTTAATTTTAATATCCATTTGGCAAGCTGTAATACCATCTTCAGTACCAGTAACTTTAAAGTCCATATCACCTAAATGATCTTCATCACCTAAAATATCACTTAATACAGCATATTTATCACCATCAGAAATTAATCCCATTGCAATACCAGAAACAGGTTTCTTCATTTTAACACCTGCATCCATTAATGCCATTGTACCAGCACAAACAGTTGCCATTGAAGAAGAACCGTTAGATTCTAATATTTCTGAAACAACTCTTACAGTGTAAGGGCAATCTTCAGGAATCATTCCTTTTAAAGCACGTTGAGCTAAGTTTCCGTGTCCTACTTCTCTACGTGAAGTACCTCTTAAAGGTCTAGCTTCACCAGTTGAGAAAGGAGGGAAGTTATAGTGTAAATAAAAACGTTCTTCCCCTTCGTATGTTGGTGAGTCTAATACATTTGCATCTCTAGAAGTACCTAAAGTAACTGTTGCTAATGCTTGAGTTTCACCACGAGTAAAAATTGAAGAACCGTGTGCTGATGGTAAATAGTCTATTTCACACCAGATAGGGCGAATTTCTGTAGTTTTTCTTCCATCTAAACGTAAACCTTCTTCAAGAGTTAAGTTTCTAATAGCACTTTTTTCAGCTTTACTGTAATATTTAGAAATTAAGTCTCCTTTTTCAGCCAATTCTTCTTCTGAAAATGTAGCTTTAAAAGCTTCTTTTATTTCTGCAAATGCAGCACTACGTTCGTGTTTTGAACTTCCTGCTTTTGCTATATCGTATACTTTTTGGTATGAAAAATCATGCGCTAGTTTTTCTAATTTTTCGTCATTTACTGCTTTTTCATACGTACGTGTTTCTTTTTTTCCAAATGATTCTGCTAATGCAGTTTGTGCAGCACATTGAATTTTAATTGCTTCGTGTGCAAACTTAATAGCATCTGCCATTTCTTCTTCGCTACATTCATTCATTTCACCTTCAACCATCATTACAGAATCTTCAGAAGCACCAACCATCATATCAATATCAGCTTCAGCTAATTGAATTCTACTAGGGTTGATTACGAATTCTCCGTTAATTCTAGCTACTCTTACTTCAGAAATTGGTGTTTCAAAAGGAATATCACTTAACTGAATTGCAGCTGATGCGGCTAAACCAGCTAATGCATCTGGCATAACAGTATCGTCATGAGACATTAATTGTATCATAACTTGTGTTTCTGCGTGATAATCTTTAGGGAATAATGGACGTAATACACGGTCAACTAAACGCATTGTTAATATTTCGCTATCACTTGGTCTAGCTTCTCTTTTAAAGAAACCTCCAGGGTATTTACCTGCAGCAGCATATTTTTCTCTATAATCTACAGTTAATGGCAAGAAATCTACAGCGCTTGCATCGTAATTAGATACAACTGTACCTAATAACATGGTGTTTCCCATTTTAACAACAACAGAACCATGGGCTTGTTTTGCTAATTTTCCGGTTTCGATTGTGATGGTTCTTCCATCTCCTAAATCAATAGTTTGTGTATGTACCTTCGGTATCATAAATAATTTTTTAAATTTTAATTAAACAATTGGTCGTTGTGTTGTGTTTCCCAATGAAAAGTTTAATTTAAGCTTTCTTTGAATAAGAATGTTAAAAAAAAAGAGGCAATAATTTTGCCTCTTTTTTTGTCGAAATTATTTTCTTATTCCTAATTCTTTAATTATCTCACGATATCTTACAATATCAGTTTTAATTAGATAATCAAGTAAATTTCTTCTTTTACCTACTAATTTTACTAATGAGCGCTCAGTATTATAATCTTTACGATTTCTTTTCAAGTGTTCAGTTAAATGGTTAATTCTATAAGTAAATAAGGCAATTTGACCTTCTGAAGAACCAGTATCTGTTGCTGATTCGTTGTGTTTTGCGAAAATTTCCGCTTTTTTCTCTTTTGTTAAGTACATGCTAACATTAATTTTATTAATAATTTTTATGTATTAATACTGCACTATGCAGTTAATAGTTTGCAAAGGTACTATTATTATTTTGAATATTAATTGTTTGAATAAAATTAATTAATATTTAAAGTAACTATTTTCTAATAGGTAAATTTTCTACTAGGTCTATATAAAGATTAATTTGTTGTTTTAAATTTTTACGTTCAATAATTTTATCTAGAAACCCATGTTCTAGTACAAATTCAGATCTTTGAAATCCTGGGGGTAGGTCTTTTCCTGTAGTATCTTTAACCACTCTAGGTCCAGCAAATGCAACTAAAGCATTTGGTTCAGCAAAGTTTACATCGCCTAACATAGCATAAGATGCGGTTGTTCCTCCTGTTGTTGGGTCTGTGCATAATGAAATGTATGGAATGCGAGCTTCTGCAAGTTGTGCAATTTTGGCAGATGTTTTTACCAATTGCATTAACGAGTATGATGCTTCCATCATTCTAGCTCCTCCAGATTTAGAAATCATTAAAAAAGGAACTTTGTTTTTTATTGAATAATCAATTGCGCGAGAAATTTTTTCTCCAACAACACTACCCATTGAACCACCTATAAAAGCGAAATCCATTGCGGCAATTACTAAGTCTTTACCTAAAGATTTTCCAACAGCTGTTCTAATAGCATCTTTAAGTTTTGTTTTTTCGTAAGCTTGTTTTAAGCGTTCTGTATATTTTTTGGTGTCAGTAAATTTTAATGGATCTTTAGAAACCATATTTTTGTCGAACTCTTTGAATTTATTATCATCAAAAAGAATTTCAAAATATTCTGCGCTTCCAACTCTTACGTGGTACCCATCTTCTGGACTCACATAATAATTTTCTTTTAATTCATCGGTATCAACAACTTTACCACTAGGCGTTTTGTACCATAATCCTTTTGGTACATCTTTCTTATCTTCCGTTGCTGTTTGAATTCCCTTATCTTTTCTTTTAAACCAAGATGACATAGTTATATTGTTTTATGTTGAGAAATAGTGCTGCAAATTACTAAAAAAAAACAAAGAGAACATATTTTTATATGTTCTCTTTGAATATTTAAAGTGTTAACCTAGATTTTATAAGGTATCTATACAGTTTAAATCTTTAAAAGCTTGTTTTAAACGTGTTTTAAAAGTTTCTTCACCTTTACGTAACCAACCACGAGGATCGTAGTATTTTTTGTTAGGTTTATCAGCTCCATCAGGATTTCCTATTTGTGTTCTTAAATAGTCGATTTTATCATTCATATAATCTCTAATTCCTTCAGTAAAAGCAAATTGAAGATCTGTGTCGATATTCATTTTAACAACACCATATCCAATAGCTTCTCTAATTTCTTCTAATGAAGAACCAGAACCTCCGTGGAATACAAAATCTACAGGGTTAGGTTGTGTTCCATTTTTCTTTTCGATATATTTTTGAGAATTATCTAAGATTTTTGGTGTTAATTTTACGTTTCCTGGTTTGTATACACCGTGAACATTTCCAAATGAAGCAGCAATTGTAAAGTTGTTACTTACTTTTTTAAGTTCATCATAAGCGTATGCAACTTCTTCAGGTTGTGTATATAATTTTGATGCATCAACATCAGAGTTATCTACACCGTCTTCTTCACCACCTGTAATACCTAATTCAATTTCTAAGGTCATTCCCATTTTAGCCATACGTGCTAAGTAGGTTTTACAAATTTCAATGTTTTCTTCGATTGGTTCTTCAGATAAATCAATCATATGAGAACTAAATAATGGTTTACCAGTTTCTTTAAAAAATTGTTCACCTGCATCTAATAATCCATCAATCCAAGGTAATAATTTTTTAGCACAGTGGTCTGTGTGTAAAATTACTGGCACTCCATAGGCTTCTGCTAATGTGTGTATGTGTTTTGCTCCTGCAATACCACCAGCAATAGCTGATTTTTGATTTTCATTAGATAATCCTTTACCTGCATTAAATTGTGCTCCTCCGTTAGAGAATTGAATAATTACAGGAGAATTTAATTCTTTTGCAGTTTCTAAAACACTGTTAATTGTGTTAGATCCTGTAACATTTACAGCTGGTAATGCGAATTTTTTTGATTTTGCTAATTTAAAAATCTCTTGCACTTCGCTTCCTGTTGCAACTCCGGGTTTAATTGTATGACTCATAATAATATAGTTATATTAATTGTGTTTAATTTGATTATAACAAAATTAAGGATTTCTACCTATTAAATAGGCTTAGAACTGAAAAAAAACGAAAACGAAATAGTTTTTTTGTTAAAATGGGTAGCTAATTCCAAAATTATAGACATTGTTTTTAAAATTATAATTTTGAAACCATTTATTGCCAGTTGTATTGTATGGTTCGTATGTTTTAAAGCCTAAATCTAAACGTAATAAAATAAAGCTTAAATCGTATCTAATTCCAAATCCAGAACCTATTGCAATATCTTTTAAAGAGTTAAAATCATTGAATTTTGCATCTGCTTCAGTTAAATCAGAATCTGTAATATCCCAAATATTACCTGCATCTATAAATAATGCTCCTTTTATACTATTAATTATTTTAAATCGGTATTCTAAACTG includes the following:
- a CDS encoding FecR family protein, coding for MEFKLIIKNLNNTLTDQEKVIFNSWYNESKKHKTYYDHVAKNYSKDLDIIDLEKGWNRIEKRIKPTPYLLKNNFLKYSAVAASLLLLISVSLIFYKNSISTTSKIVNTEIKIGSDKAILTLENGEEIDLEKGKEIKTTNAESNGEKLIYKKTEETETPKIAYNYLTIPRGGQFYLELSDRTKVWLNSETQLKYPVTFIEGETRKVELVYGEAYFDVSPSTLNNGASFIVQSKTQNVEVLGTEFNIKAYQDEAFSYTTLVEGKVAVETNYNKVILQPKQQAIVNPKSETIIIENIDIYNEVSWKDGVFSFDHMPLNKIARVLSRWYDIDVQFKNIEIGNTEFNGILRKNQSLEDILTTIKNTNNINYKIDDRTIIFN
- a CDS encoding RNA polymerase sigma factor, with translation MNLILIEIRNKNEKVFKNFFNKHYADLVSYANKYLFDKDSSEDIVQEVFIYIWENAENLNIQSSLKGYMYSMVRNKCLNFLKSIKITDSFELLEFNINLITEHVFNSSSEDEKKIVYHQILKIIDTLPEKMQQVVRLKFLHNYKYSEIAAELNISINTVKTQLKRAKFKITESITTILILLQINQ
- a CDS encoding polyribonucleotide nucleotidyltransferase; the protein is MIPKVHTQTIDLGDGRTITIETGKLAKQAHGSVVVKMGNTMLLGTVVSNYDASAVDFLPLTVDYREKYAAAGKYPGGFFKREARPSDSEILTMRLVDRVLRPLFPKDYHAETQVMIQLMSHDDTVMPDALAGLAASAAIQLSDIPFETPISEVRVARINGEFVINPSRIQLAEADIDMMVGASEDSVMMVEGEMNECSEEEMADAIKFAHEAIKIQCAAQTALAESFGKKETRTYEKAVNDEKLEKLAHDFSYQKVYDIAKAGSSKHERSAAFAEIKEAFKATFSEEELAEKGDLISKYYSKAEKSAIRNLTLEEGLRLDGRKTTEIRPIWCEIDYLPSAHGSSIFTRGETQALATVTLGTSRDANVLDSPTYEGEERFYLHYNFPPFSTGEARPLRGTSRREVGHGNLAQRALKGMIPEDCPYTVRVVSEILESNGSSSMATVCAGTMALMDAGVKMKKPVSGIAMGLISDGDKYAVLSDILGDEDHLGDMDFKVTGTEDGITACQMDIKIKGLSYEILVKALKQAREGRLHILGKITDTIAQPNEDVKPHSPKMVSRVIPNEFIGALIGPGGKVIQEMQKETGCTIVINEDPVTEEGIVEILGTNQDGIDSVLAKIDSLLFKPEVGSIYEVKVIKMLDFGAVVEYTEAPGNEVLLHISELAWERTNNVTDVVNMGDVFDVKYFGKDPKTRKEKVSRKAILPKPEGFVERPPRDNNRGRDNRGRDNRRDDRKPRSRD
- the rpsO gene encoding 30S ribosomal protein S15, with the translated sequence MYLTKEKKAEIFAKHNESATDTGSSEGQIALFTYRINHLTEHLKRNRKDYNTERSLVKLVGKRRNLLDYLIKTDIVRYREIIKELGIRK
- the accD gene encoding acetyl-CoA carboxylase, carboxyltransferase subunit beta; the protein is MSSWFKRKDKGIQTATEDKKDVPKGLWYKTPSGKVVDTDELKENYYVSPEDGYHVRVGSAEYFEILFDDNKFKEFDKNMVSKDPLKFTDTKKYTERLKQAYEKTKLKDAIRTAVGKSLGKDLVIAAMDFAFIGGSMGSVVGEKISRAIDYSIKNKVPFLMISKSGGARMMEASYSLMQLVKTSAKIAQLAEARIPYISLCTDPTTGGTTASYAMLGDVNFAEPNALVAFAGPRVVKDTTGKDLPPGFQRSEFVLEHGFLDKIIERKNLKQQINLYIDLVENLPIRK
- the fbaA gene encoding class II fructose-bisphosphate aldolase yields the protein MSHTIKPGVATGSEVQEIFKLAKSKKFALPAVNVTGSNTINSVLETAKELNSPVIIQFSNGGAQFNAGKGLSNENQKSAIAGGIAGAKHIHTLAEAYGVPVILHTDHCAKKLLPWIDGLLDAGEQFFKETGKPLFSSHMIDLSEEPIEENIEICKTYLARMAKMGMTLEIELGITGGEEDGVDNSDVDASKLYTQPEEVAYAYDELKKVSNNFTIAASFGNVHGVYKPGNVKLTPKILDNSQKYIEKKNGTQPNPVDFVFHGGSGSSLEEIREAIGYGVVKMNIDTDLQFAFTEGIRDYMNDKIDYLRTQIGNPDGADKPNKKYYDPRGWLRKGEETFKTRLKQAFKDLNCIDTL